From a region of the Cololabis saira isolate AMF1-May2022 chromosome 8, fColSai1.1, whole genome shotgun sequence genome:
- the LOC133448214 gene encoding E3 ubiquitin-protein ligase TRIM35-like, translated as MASSSENDLSCPVCQDIFKDPVVLSCSHSFCRACIQSWWTEKETRPCPCCQRKSSKTDPPRNLALKNLCEAFLQDEERREAAGPEHMCSLHGEKLKIFCLDHQELVCLVCRDSRTHSSHRFRPIDEAAQDLRQKLQRDLTPLREKLTLFQKVTGDCISTAEYLPVQARDTENKIRQQFQKLHQFLDQEEKARVETLREETEQKSRLVKEKVEALTRDMDALSDTIRATETELRAGDVSLLLNHKVATERVKQGPVLKDPEPVPGALIDVVKHLGNLTFHIWNKMKDRVGYSSVILDPNTADPELVVSDDLLSVTSGGSGDLPSNPERTRFPRTVRGSEGVKSGTCTWLVDVGSNADWEAGILQADGGDKAAPQRWRISLKDGRYKALAGSGSEQDLQVRKPLWIKVHLNFDKGVLSFVDIVTNTVMHTFTHTFTGKMFPYVYTRSSFPLGILPVNVSVKTPSWED; from the coding sequence ATGGCCTCCAGCTCAGAGAACGACCTCTCGTGTCCCGTTTGTCAGGACATTTTCAAAGACCCGGTCGTCCTGTCGTGCAGCCACAGCTTCTGCCGGGCCTGCATCCAGTCGTGGTGGACGGAGAAGGAAACACGACCGTGTCCGTGCTGCCAGAGGAAGTCATCGAAGACCGACCCTCCTCGCAACCTGGCGCTGAAGAACCTGTGCGAGGCCTTTCTGCAGGACGAGGAGCGGCGGGAGGCAGCAGGGCCCGAGCACATGTGCAGCCTGCACGGTGAGAAACTCAAGATCTTCTGTCTGGACCACCAGGAGTTGGTCTGCTTGGTCTGCCGGGACTCCAGGACTCACAGCAGCCACCGGTTCAGACCCATCGACGAGGCGGCCCAGGATCTCCGGCAGAAGCTGCAGAGAGACCTGACACCCCtccgggagaagctgacgctctTCCAGAAGGTGACGGGGGACTGCATCTCCACGGCAGAATACCTCCCGGTCCAGGCCCGGGACACCGAGAACAAGATCCGGCAGCAGTTTCAGAAGCTTCACCAGTTCCTGGATCAGGAAGAGAAGGCGAGGGTGGAGacgctgagggaggagacggagcaGAAGAGTCGGCTGGTGAAGGAGAAGGTGGAGGCTCTGACCCGGGACATGGACGCTCTTTCAGACACGATCAGAgcgacggagacggagctgagaGCCGGAGACGTCTCGCTGCTGCTCAACCACAAGGTGGCGACCGAGAGGGTCAAGCAGGGCCCGGTTCTGAAAGACCCGGAGCCGGTTCCAGGGGCTTTGATAGATGTGGTCAAACATCTGGGAAACCTGACCTTCCACATCTGGAATAAGATGAAGGACAGGGTGGGCTACAGTTCCGTGATCCTGGATCCAAACACCGCCGACCCAGAGCTCGTCGTGTCTGATGACCTGCTGAGCGTCACATCCGGGGGGTCGGGAGATCTGCCGAGCAACCCGGAGAGGACCCGGTTCCCCCGCACCGTCCGGGGCTCCGAGGGGGTGAAGTCAGGGACCTGCACTTGGCTAGTGGATGTTGGAAGCAACGCTGACTGGGAGGCGGGAATTCTGCAAGCCGATGGTGGCGACAAAGCGGCGCCACAGCGGTGGAGGATTTCACTCAAGGACGGTAGATACAAGGCGTTGGCTGGATCGGGCTCGGAGCAAGACCTGCAGGTGAGGAAGCCCCTGTGGATCAAAGTTCATCTGAACTTCGACAAGGGGGTGCTGTCGTTCGTGGATATTGTCACAAACACAGTCATGCACACCTTCACTCACACCTTCACGGGCAAGATGTTTCCTTACGTGTA
- the LOC133449194 gene encoding E3 ubiquitin-protein ligase TRIM35-like translates to MASSSEKDLSCPVCQDIFKDPVVLSCSHSFCRACIQSWWAEKETRPCPCCQRKSSKTDPPRNLALKNLCEAFLQDGERRAAAGPEHMCSLHGEKLKIFCLDHQELVCLVCRDSRTHSNHRFIPIDEAAQDLRQELQRDLTSLREKLTLFQQVTGDCISTAEYLQVQARDAEKEIRQQFQKLHQFLEQEEKARVKVLKEEEEQKSRAMKEKVEALTRDMTALSDTIRATETELRAGDVSLLLNHKVATGRVKQGPVLQDPEPVPGALIDVVKHLGNLTFNIWNKIKDMVDYSPVILDPNTADPELVVSDDLQSVTFGGSRELPSNPERTRFPGTVRGSEVVKSGIHNWAVDVGDNADWEVGMLEADGGDTAEPRRWRISLKDGRYKALAGTGSEKDLQERKPRKIGVCLNFNTRMLVFVDCETNTVMHFFTLTFTGTMFPYVYTRSSFPLKIVTVKASVTTPLDM, encoded by the coding sequence ATGGCCTCCAGCTCGGAGAAAGACCTCTCGTGTCCCGTTTGCCAGGACATTTTCAAAGACCCGGTCGTCCTGTCGTGCAGCCACAGCTTCTGCCGGGCCTGCATCCAGTCGTGGTGGGCGGAGAAGGAAACACGACCGTGTCCGTGCTGCCAGAGGAAGTCATCGAAGACCGACCCTCCTCGCAACCTGGCGCTGAAGAACCTGTGCGAGGCCTTTCTGCAGGACGGGGAGCGGCGGGCGGCAGCAGGACCCGAGCACATGTGCAGCCTGCACGGTGAGAAGCTCAAGATCTTCTGTTTGGACCACCAGGAGCTGGTCTGCTTGGTCTGCCGGGACTCCAGGACTCACAGCAACCACCGGTTCATACCCATCGACGAGGCGGCCCAGGATCTCCGCCAGGAGCTGCAGAGAGACCTGACATCCCtccgggagaagctgacgctctTCCAGCAGGTGACGGGGGACTGCATCTCCACGGCAGAATACCTCCAAGTCCAGGCCCGGGACGCTGAGAAGGAGATCCGGCAGCAGTTTCAGAAGCTTCACCAGTTCCTGGAACAGGAAGAGAAGGCGAGGGTGAAGGtgctgaaggaggaggaggagcagaagaGTCGGGCGATGAAGGAGAAGGTGGAGGCTCTGACCCGGGACATGACCGCTCTTTCAGACACGATCAGAGCGACAGAGACGGAGCTGAGAGCCGGAGACGTCTCGCTGCTGCTCAACCACAAGGTGGCGACCGGGAGAGTCAAGCAGGGCCCGGTTCTGCAGGACCCGGAGCCAGTTCCAGGGGCTTTGATAGATGTGGTCAAACATCTGGGAAACCTGACCTTCAACATCTGGAATAAGATAAAGGACATGGTGGACTACAGTCCCGTGATCCTGGATCCAAACACCGCCGACCCAGAGCTCGTCGTGTCTGACGACCTGCAGAGCGTCACATTTGGGGGGTCGCGAGAGCTGCCGAGCAACCCGGAGAGGACCCGGTTCCCCGGGACCGTCCGAGGCTCCGAGGTGGTGAAGTCAGGGATTCACAATTGGGCCGTGGATGTTGGAGACAACGCCGACTGGGAGGTGGGAATGCTGGAAGCCGATGGTGGCGACACAGCAGAGCCGCGGCGGTGGAGGATTTCACTCAAGGACGGCAGATACAAGGCGTTGGCTGGAACGGGCTCGGAGAAAGACCTGCAGGAGAGGAAGCCCCGGAAGATCGGGGTTTGTCTGAACTTCAACACGAGGATGCTGGTGTTCGTGGATTGTGAAACAAACACAGTCATGCACTTCTTCACGCTCACGTTCACGGGAACGATGTTTCCTTACGTGTACACCCGGAGCTCATTCCCACTGAAGATCGTGACAGTCAAGGCTTCCGTGACGACACCGTTGGACATGTAA